A genomic window from Sulfurimonas paralvinellae includes:
- a CDS encoding adenine phosphoribosyltransferase, producing MVTLSDTQRKIIEDSIRDIKDFPKPGIVFKDITTLLNNKEAYGVLMNHLYERYKEYDLDYIAGIDARGFIFGAALAQMLGLGFVPIRKQGKLPYTTISEKYALEYGVDEIEVHIDAFGEKKGARVLVIDDLIATGGTANAAATLVNQTGAECVECCFVIGLTFLDGIEKLKEKTKVYSLIEVN from the coding sequence ATGGTTACACTCAGTGATACTCAAAGAAAAATAATAGAAGACTCCATCAGAGATATCAAAGATTTTCCAAAACCGGGAATTGTCTTTAAAGATATTACAACACTTTTAAACAATAAAGAAGCGTATGGCGTACTTATGAATCATCTCTATGAACGTTATAAAGAGTATGATCTTGACTATATTGCAGGTATTGATGCACGCGGTTTTATCTTTGGAGCGGCGCTTGCACAGATGCTTGGTCTTGGATTTGTGCCTATTCGAAAACAAGGGAAACTTCCCTACACTACCATCAGTGAAAAGTATGCTCTTGAGTATGGCGTCGATGAGATCGAAGTTCACATTGATGCCTTTGGAGAGAAAAAAGGTGCGCGTGTGCTTGTCATTGACGACCTAATTGCAACAGGCGGCACTGCAAATGCGGCTGCCACCCTTGTCAATCAAACAGGTGCAGAGTGTGTTGAGTGCTGTTTTGTCATAGGACTTACATTTCTTGATGGCAT